In the Kitasatospora terrestris genome, one interval contains:
- a CDS encoding 3-oxoacyl-[acyl-carrier-protein] synthase III C-terminal domain-containing protein: MTALEAVAVHLPPVARPIEELGEELGLSDRQVKLFRRFHGLDQVRLDPDGDLTDLLEGAATALTALRGREHRVRYVLHARSMPIAAPYPHNPLHELLGRLGLEHARAFTVTHHACAGSLLAIDVAGRLLAAEPDPEALALILAGEKTFTRDARLVPETALFGEGAAACLVRAEGERDRVLSYAVDLRGEFDGRLAEDPDLLARYQRDYPDAVVGVMRAALDEAGETWDSIRLLLPHNVNQVSWKRICRTVGLPLDRVVLENVPAVGHSFTADVFLNHHTATTRGLLHPGDRYLVAAAGLGATFAAMVLQH; the protein is encoded by the coding sequence GTGACCGCTCTGGAAGCAGTCGCCGTCCACCTGCCCCCCGTGGCCCGGCCGATCGAAGAGCTCGGCGAGGAACTCGGGTTGAGCGACCGTCAGGTCAAGCTGTTCCGCCGTTTCCACGGCCTCGACCAGGTCCGCCTGGACCCGGACGGGGACCTGACCGATCTGCTCGAAGGCGCCGCGACGGCGCTGACCGCCCTGCGCGGCCGCGAACACCGCGTCCGGTACGTGCTGCACGCGCGCAGCATGCCGATCGCGGCGCCCTACCCGCACAACCCGCTGCACGAGCTGCTCGGCCGTCTGGGGCTGGAGCACGCCCGTGCGTTCACCGTCACTCACCACGCCTGCGCCGGCTCCCTGCTGGCCATCGACGTGGCCGGTCGGCTGCTGGCGGCAGAACCCGACCCCGAGGCACTGGCGTTGATCCTGGCGGGCGAGAAGACCTTCACCCGGGACGCCCGACTCGTCCCGGAGACCGCCCTGTTCGGCGAGGGGGCGGCCGCCTGCCTGGTGCGGGCCGAAGGCGAACGCGACCGCGTGCTGTCGTACGCGGTCGACCTGCGCGGCGAGTTCGACGGGCGACTCGCCGAGGATCCGGACCTGCTCGCGCGCTACCAGCGCGACTACCCGGACGCCGTGGTAGGCGTCATGCGGGCGGCACTGGACGAGGCCGGGGAGACCTGGGACTCGATCCGGCTGCTGCTCCCGCACAACGTCAACCAGGTCTCCTGGAAACGGATCTGCCGCACGGTCGGGCTCCCGCTCGACCGGGTGGTGCTGGAGAACGTCCCCGCGGTGGGCCACAGCTTCACCGCGGACGTCTTCCTCAACCACCACACCGCCACCACCCGGGGCCTGCTCCACCCCGGCGACCGCTACCTGGTCGCCGCCGCCGGGCTCGGCGCGACCTTCGCCGCCATGGTGCTCCAGCACTGA
- a CDS encoding glycosyltransferase — MPSRPLRCLLTVPPLTGHLHPALALAGGWEAAGHEAAWVGNEPVFRPLLGPGGRLFPTGSRLFREQAGGGEAAVRSLWEGFVVPYSRFTLKAVERAVAEWRPDVVLVDQHSPAGALAAHRAGVLWATFAPSAMEIGRPLRGERELERWLDGVLRGLWASARLPEQEYLDPRFSPGLVLSTASPALLGGELPPPYATVGPLLGGRTPAEFPWERLDGSRRRVLVTMGTLSAEVADGFHQRVARALEELAPDVQPVLARAGGGPAPAGGIALDRVPVLELLARGAVDAVLCHGGMNTVCEALVHGVPLVLAPIRHDQPYVAERVAAAGAGVRVDFAGATSGQLRDALRTVLDRPSHRAAALMMGRQLLHGGGVEAAVGHLERFTDGRNRSLR; from the coding sequence ATGCCGTCGCGCCCGTTGCGCTGCCTGTTGACCGTCCCGCCGCTGACCGGCCACCTCCATCCCGCGCTCGCCCTGGCCGGCGGCTGGGAGGCGGCCGGCCACGAGGCCGCCTGGGTGGGCAACGAGCCGGTGTTCCGGCCGCTGCTGGGGCCCGGGGGCCGGCTCTTCCCGACCGGGTCGCGGCTGTTCCGCGAGCAGGCGGGCGGCGGGGAGGCGGCGGTCCGCTCGCTCTGGGAGGGCTTCGTGGTGCCGTACAGCCGCTTCACCCTGAAGGCGGTGGAGCGGGCGGTCGCCGAGTGGCGGCCGGACGTGGTGCTGGTCGACCAGCACAGCCCGGCGGGCGCGCTGGCCGCGCACCGGGCCGGGGTGTTGTGGGCGACGTTCGCGCCCTCGGCGATGGAGATCGGCCGCCCGCTGCGCGGCGAGCGGGAGCTGGAGCGCTGGCTGGACGGCGTGCTGCGCGGGCTGTGGGCCTCGGCCCGACTGCCGGAGCAGGAGTACCTCGACCCGCGGTTCTCCCCCGGGCTGGTGCTCTCCACCGCAAGCCCCGCCCTGCTCGGCGGCGAACTGCCGCCCCCGTACGCGACGGTGGGGCCGCTGCTGGGCGGGCGCACGCCGGCGGAATTCCCCTGGGAGCGACTGGACGGCTCGCGGCGGCGGGTGCTGGTCACCATGGGCACCCTGTCGGCGGAGGTCGCGGACGGCTTCCACCAGCGGGTCGCGCGGGCCCTGGAGGAGCTGGCGCCGGACGTGCAGCCGGTGCTGGCCCGGGCCGGCGGCGGCCCCGCGCCGGCCGGCGGGATCGCGCTGGACCGGGTGCCGGTGCTGGAGCTGCTGGCCCGCGGCGCGGTGGACGCGGTGCTCTGCCACGGCGGCATGAACACCGTCTGCGAGGCGCTGGTGCACGGCGTCCCGCTGGTGCTGGCGCCGATCCGGCACGACCAGCCGTACGTCGCCGAGCGGGTCGCGGCGGCCGGCGCCGGAGTCCGGGTGGACTTCGCCGGCGCCACGTCCGGGCAGCTGCGGGACGCGCTGCGGACGGTGCTCGACCGGCCGTCCCACCGCGCCGCCGCTTTGATGATGGGTCGTCAACTCTTGCATGGAGGGGGCGTCGAGGCCGCAGTCGGACACCTGGAGCGGTTCACCGACGGACGGAACCGATCACTCCGGTGA
- a CDS encoding alpha/beta fold hydrolase: MLRLRMPAAAVALAGALALVAGSAGAATAEPAPVAPKVDPVAWTPCNPDPSKPDPGIYDCAVYPVPLDYAHPNGEKIGIAMMRRRAADPAKRIGSLFLNPGGPGGSGYLWATTTRFEKRVTDSFDLVGFDPRGVARSNPLRCFTTAEDADAVFNRMTGVPVTAAEIDGTLAATRDYTTACGRNAGPLIEHMSTMNVVRDLDRMRQAVGDRQLTFAGFSYGTLIGATYANMYPGKVRAVIVDGNVDPQLRLHNGVEYDRQRAGGFELALDEYLRRCAAVGAPRCAFGAGDTRAKFDAIRDHLRTSPVTLPNGSVVTLSTFTGEVANALYAQTRQAPLARSLQALQQVISPAPAFGLAAEPQVPVAEAEALAVPAPHALREAPADTPYTSDDSYYGVNCQDKPYPSNPKVFANLARAWEIEAPTFGRYQAFDAPACATWPAPAREVERYAGPWNRHTANPLMVIGNLYDPATQYRFAQNMQRELDSAVLVTVDVIEHCAVGRSKALNALVTSYLVDQAVPAPGQVLKPDLDPFPAV, encoded by the coding sequence TTGTTGCGGCTCCGTATGCCCGCGGCGGCGGTGGCACTGGCCGGCGCGCTCGCCCTGGTCGCCGGTTCGGCCGGGGCGGCCACGGCCGAACCCGCGCCGGTGGCGCCGAAGGTCGACCCGGTGGCGTGGACCCCGTGCAATCCCGATCCGTCCAAGCCGGATCCGGGGATCTACGACTGTGCCGTCTACCCCGTGCCGTTGGACTACGCCCACCCGAACGGCGAGAAGATCGGCATCGCGATGATGCGCCGCCGGGCCGCCGACCCGGCCAAGCGGATCGGCTCGCTCTTCCTCAACCCCGGCGGCCCGGGCGGCAGCGGCTACCTGTGGGCCACCACCACCCGGTTCGAGAAGCGGGTGACGGACAGCTTCGACCTGGTCGGCTTCGACCCGCGCGGCGTGGCCCGCAGCAACCCGCTGCGCTGCTTCACCACCGCCGAGGACGCCGACGCGGTCTTCAACCGGATGACCGGCGTGCCCGTCACCGCGGCCGAGATCGACGGCACCCTCGCCGCGACCCGCGACTACACCACCGCGTGCGGCCGCAACGCCGGCCCGCTGATCGAGCACATGTCCACCATGAACGTGGTGCGCGACCTCGACCGGATGCGCCAGGCCGTCGGCGACAGGCAGCTGACCTTCGCCGGCTTCTCCTACGGCACGCTGATCGGCGCCACCTACGCCAACATGTACCCGGGCAAGGTCCGCGCGGTGATCGTCGACGGCAACGTCGACCCGCAGCTGCGCCTGCACAACGGCGTGGAGTACGACCGGCAGCGCGCCGGCGGCTTCGAGCTGGCGCTGGACGAGTACCTGCGCCGCTGCGCGGCGGTCGGCGCGCCGCGCTGCGCGTTCGGCGCCGGCGACACCCGGGCCAAGTTCGACGCCATCCGCGACCACCTGCGGACCAGCCCGGTGACGCTGCCGAACGGCTCGGTGGTCACCCTGTCGACCTTCACGGGCGAGGTCGCCAACGCGCTGTACGCGCAGACCCGGCAGGCCCCGCTGGCCCGCTCGCTGCAGGCCCTGCAGCAGGTGATCTCCCCGGCGCCCGCCTTCGGCCTCGCGGCCGAGCCGCAGGTCCCGGTGGCGGAGGCCGAGGCGCTGGCCGTGCCGGCCCCGCACGCGCTCCGCGAGGCCCCGGCGGACACCCCGTACACCTCGGACGACTCCTACTACGGCGTCAACTGCCAGGACAAGCCGTACCCGTCGAACCCGAAGGTGTTCGCCAACCTCGCCCGCGCCTGGGAGATCGAGGCGCCGACCTTCGGCCGCTACCAGGCCTTCGACGCGCCGGCCTGCGCGACCTGGCCGGCCCCGGCCCGCGAGGTCGAGCGGTACGCGGGCCCGTGGAACCGGCACACCGCCAACCCGCTGATGGTGATCGGCAACCTCTACGACCCGGCCACCCAGTACCGGTTCGCGCAGAACATGCAGCGCGAGCTGGACAGCGCGGTGCTGGTGACCGTCGACGTGATCGAGCACTGCGCGGTCGGCCGCTCCAAGGCGCTGAACGCGCTGGTCACCTCCTACCTGGTGGACCAGGCCGTACCGGCGCCGGGCCAGGTGCTCAAGCCGGACCTGGACCCGTTCCCGGCCGTCTGA
- a CDS encoding gamma carbonic anhydrase family protein: MPEALITGIGGLEPQIDPSAFVAPTAVVIGAVRLGPRASVWYQAVLRGDAEAIAIGADSNVQDNCTVHADPGFPVRVGERVTVGHNAVLHGCTVEDDVLVGMGARVLNGARVGTGSLIAAGTVVPQGAEIPAGSLVAGVPGRVKQPLTAEEQAAVKLNADGYLLLSDAHAELYR, encoded by the coding sequence ATGCCCGAAGCGCTGATCACCGGAATCGGCGGCCTGGAGCCGCAGATCGACCCGAGCGCGTTCGTCGCGCCGACCGCCGTGGTGATCGGAGCGGTCCGGCTCGGACCGCGCGCCAGCGTCTGGTACCAGGCGGTGCTGCGCGGCGACGCCGAGGCGATCGCGATCGGCGCCGACTCCAACGTCCAGGACAACTGCACCGTGCACGCCGACCCCGGCTTCCCGGTGCGGGTCGGCGAACGGGTGACGGTCGGTCACAACGCGGTGCTGCACGGCTGCACCGTCGAGGACGACGTGCTGGTCGGCATGGGCGCCCGGGTGCTGAACGGGGCCCGGGTCGGCACCGGCTCGCTGATCGCGGCCGGCACGGTGGTGCCGCAGGGCGCCGAGATCCCGGCCGGTTCGCTGGTGGCGGGCGTGCCCGGCAGGGTCAAGCAGCCGCTGACCGCCGAGGAGCAGGCCGCGGTCAAGCTCAACGCGGACGGCTACCTGCTGCTCTCCGACGCCCACGCGGAGCTGTACCGCTGA
- a CDS encoding phosphopantetheine-binding protein has product MTETAPAVETAVDPELRERVVEGIRLLLPRVLKRELPPPDENVCLFDELGLTSAGTLELILELEDHLDIQVDVEEIGQDDLRSLGTLAGFVAAHVVPED; this is encoded by the coding sequence ATGACCGAAACCGCCCCCGCCGTCGAGACGGCCGTCGACCCCGAGCTGCGCGAGCGCGTCGTCGAGGGCATCCGGCTGCTGCTGCCCCGCGTCCTCAAGCGCGAACTCCCGCCGCCGGACGAGAACGTCTGCCTCTTCGACGAGCTCGGCCTCACCTCCGCGGGCACCCTGGAACTCATCCTCGAACTCGAGGACCACCTCGACATCCAGGTCGACGTCGAGGAGATCGGCCAGGACGACCTGCGCTCGCTCGGCACCCTGGCCGGCTTCGTCGCCGCCCACGTCGTCCCCGAGGACTGA
- a CDS encoding 4'-phosphopantetheinyl transferase family protein translates to MIRTDQPPETVAELGRHLDEEERSRRAGAPAARSRFTVSHAAARLLTAAAAGVPPSEVRWRRGPHGRPDAEGPAARLTVNLSTAGPWSLFALAPAGADVGVDLEAEPPAAAALRLARRWFPPAEAAEVESAASPPARFAELWTRKEAYVKALGARLAEGLPVPAAGSPVSGPAGTCAVRPLALPPELRTHRAAVARRSTEPFAVRLRTWSPPSASRASREAHR, encoded by the coding sequence GTGATCCGGACGGACCAGCCGCCGGAGACGGTGGCCGAGCTCGGCCGCCACCTGGACGAGGAGGAGCGGTCGCGGCGGGCCGGCGCACCGGCCGCGCGGTCGCGGTTCACCGTCTCGCACGCCGCCGCCCGGCTGCTGACCGCGGCCGCCGCCGGCGTCCCGCCGTCGGAGGTGCGCTGGCGTCGCGGCCCGCACGGGCGCCCGGACGCCGAAGGTCCCGCCGCCCGGCTGACCGTGAACCTCTCCACCGCCGGGCCGTGGTCGCTGTTCGCCCTCGCCCCGGCCGGGGCCGACGTCGGCGTCGACCTGGAGGCCGAACCGCCGGCCGCGGCCGCGCTCCGGCTCGCCCGCCGCTGGTTCCCGCCCGCCGAGGCCGCCGAGGTCGAGTCGGCCGCCTCCCCGCCCGCCCGCTTCGCCGAGCTCTGGACCCGCAAGGAGGCGTACGTCAAGGCCCTCGGCGCCCGCCTCGCCGAAGGCCTGCCCGTCCCCGCGGCCGGCAGCCCGGTCAGCGGGCCGGCCGGTACCTGCGCGGTCCGCCCGCTCGCCCTGCCGCCCGAACTCCGCACCCACCGCGCCGCCGTCGCCCGCCGCTCGACCGAGCCGTTCGCCGTGCGCCTGCGCACCTGGTCCCCGCCGTCCGCATCCCGTGCATCCCGTGAGGCCCACCGATGA
- a CDS encoding condensation domain-containing protein, which produces MTTERVTIAYRVPGEPAEAPLTLGQDNMIRCLRRDLPSHMNKHAVWPVPPGADRAACLDALRTLAERHAALRTVFPGPAGDQPTHQRALSDGEFGVDVTELDPAEDPDARADEVTRHDREFAFALAEDFPLRCTLLTRDGVPLRLAVVICHAQLDGTATGLLFQDWFRLASGEELPPATGRTPIEVAELERSASGRRRATAALRHWERILREEPATVFADDRIGPNDAQLPTLVLRSVKAADALERTARRTGAGPSAVLLACYAALAAARADQSTVVVAALSANRHRPGLADHIGTLAQDALLALDTAAADLDELIGRTQASALGGYWHSTFDAEKVWRLIEDVAVDRGARFVRQVVVNDLSGTVPPGVTPERADPPVDPLLAWLPPDPIPTRLMLNIWRVTGCLELTLHTHRDVLDRAESERFAHALLDLLELAAERPVPLAELAALAGLPSAVRDKGSWHRIDNTWIDLDAVADVVRTALDPQDVDVEHADGRLTARITTRGRALTPAEAHAAVMAALPGHDRAMAPHHYVLTPYGEGPGRPGAPAE; this is translated from the coding sequence ATGACCACCGAGCGCGTCACGATCGCCTACCGCGTCCCCGGCGAGCCCGCCGAGGCGCCGCTCACCCTCGGCCAGGACAACATGATCCGCTGCCTGCGCCGCGACCTGCCCTCGCACATGAACAAGCACGCCGTCTGGCCCGTCCCGCCCGGCGCCGACCGGGCCGCCTGCCTGGACGCGCTGCGCACCCTGGCCGAGCGCCACGCCGCCCTGCGGACCGTCTTCCCCGGCCCGGCCGGCGACCAGCCGACCCACCAACGCGCTTTGAGCGATGGAGAGTTCGGAGTCGACGTCACCGAACTCGACCCGGCCGAGGACCCGGACGCCCGGGCCGACGAGGTCACCCGGCACGACCGGGAGTTCGCCTTCGCGCTGGCCGAGGACTTCCCGCTGCGCTGCACCCTGCTCACCCGCGACGGCGTCCCGCTGCGCCTCGCCGTGGTCATCTGCCACGCCCAACTCGACGGCACCGCCACCGGGTTGCTGTTCCAGGACTGGTTCCGGCTGGCATCCGGCGAGGAGCTGCCGCCCGCCACCGGCCGGACCCCGATCGAGGTCGCCGAACTGGAGCGGTCGGCCTCCGGCCGCCGCCGGGCCACCGCGGCGCTGCGGCACTGGGAGCGGATCCTGCGCGAGGAGCCGGCGACCGTCTTCGCCGACGACCGGATCGGCCCGAACGACGCCCAACTGCCCACCCTGGTCCTGCGGTCCGTCAAGGCGGCGGACGCCCTGGAGCGCACCGCCCGGCGCACCGGCGCCGGCCCGTCGGCCGTCCTGCTGGCCTGCTACGCCGCGCTGGCGGCCGCCCGGGCCGACCAGAGCACCGTGGTGGTGGCGGCGCTCTCCGCCAACCGGCACCGGCCGGGGCTGGCGGACCACATCGGCACCCTCGCCCAGGACGCGCTGCTGGCCCTGGACACCGCCGCCGCCGACCTGGACGAGCTGATCGGCCGCACCCAGGCCTCCGCGCTCGGCGGGTACTGGCACAGCACCTTCGACGCGGAGAAGGTCTGGCGGCTGATCGAGGACGTCGCCGTCGACCGCGGCGCCCGGTTCGTCCGCCAGGTGGTGGTCAACGACCTGAGCGGCACCGTCCCGCCCGGGGTCACGCCCGAGCGGGCCGACCCGCCGGTCGACCCGTTGCTCGCCTGGCTGCCGCCGGACCCGATCCCGACCCGGCTGATGCTCAACATCTGGCGGGTCACCGGGTGCCTCGAACTCACCCTGCACACCCACCGCGACGTGCTCGACCGGGCGGAGAGCGAGCGCTTCGCGCACGCCCTGCTGGACCTGCTGGAGCTCGCCGCCGAGCGGCCCGTCCCGCTCGCCGAACTCGCCGCCCTGGCCGGCCTGCCCAGCGCCGTCCGCGACAAGGGCAGCTGGCACCGGATCGACAACACCTGGATCGACCTGGACGCCGTCGCCGACGTGGTGCGCACGGCCCTCGACCCGCAGGACGTCGACGTCGAGCACGCGGACGGCAGGCTGACCGCCCGGATCACCACCCGCGGACGGGCCCTCACGCCCGCCGAGGCGCACGCCGCCGTGATGGCCGCGCTGCCCGGCCACGACCGGGCGATGGCCCCGCACCACTACGTGCTGACCCCGTACGGCGAGGGCCCCGGCCGCCCCGGGGCCCCGGCGGAGTGA
- the murQ gene encoding N-acetylmuramic acid 6-phosphate etherase yields the protein MTSSDRPDLRAQLDRLATEAHRPELAEIDLLPTLELARLMNAEDRTVADAVTAELPAIAAAVDAIAERMARGGRLVHAGAGTAGRLGVLDAAECPPTFNTAPGQVVGLIAGGREAVLRAVEGAEDSRGLAESDLAGLALTADDTVVGISASGRTPYALAAVEHARAAGALTVGLACNRGSALAAAAEHGIEVEVGPELLTGSTRLKAGTAQKLVLNMLSTLVMVRLGKTYGNLMVDVRATNEKLRARCHRIVALATGAEDAAVAAALAATGGEVKDAILTLLAGVDARTAARLLAAHGGRLREAVRAAL from the coding sequence ATGACCAGCAGTGACCGGCCCGACCTCCGCGCCCAGCTCGACCGGCTCGCCACCGAGGCGCACCGGCCCGAGCTGGCGGAGATCGACCTGCTGCCCACCCTCGAACTGGCCCGGCTGATGAACGCGGAGGACCGCACGGTCGCCGACGCGGTCACCGCCGAACTGCCCGCGATCGCCGCCGCCGTGGACGCGATCGCCGAGCGGATGGCGCGCGGCGGCCGACTGGTGCACGCGGGCGCGGGCACCGCCGGCCGGCTCGGCGTGCTGGACGCCGCCGAGTGCCCGCCGACCTTCAACACCGCGCCCGGCCAGGTGGTCGGCCTGATCGCGGGCGGCCGGGAGGCGGTGCTGCGCGCCGTCGAGGGCGCCGAGGACAGCCGCGGACTCGCCGAGTCCGACCTGGCCGGCCTCGCGCTCACCGCGGACGACACCGTGGTCGGCATCTCCGCCTCCGGCCGCACCCCGTACGCGCTGGCCGCGGTCGAGCACGCCCGGGCGGCCGGTGCGCTGACCGTCGGGCTGGCCTGCAACCGGGGCTCGGCGCTGGCCGCCGCCGCCGAGCACGGCATCGAGGTCGAGGTCGGGCCCGAACTGCTCACCGGATCCACCCGGTTGAAGGCCGGCACCGCGCAGAAGCTGGTGCTGAACATGCTCTCCACGCTGGTGATGGTGCGGCTCGGCAAGACCTACGGGAACCTGATGGTCGACGTCCGCGCCACCAACGAGAAGCTGCGCGCCCGCTGCCACCGGATCGTCGCCCTGGCCACCGGCGCCGAGGACGCCGCGGTGGCGGCGGCGCTGGCCGCCACCGGCGGCGAGGTCAAGGACGCGATCCTCACCCTGCTGGCCGGGGTCGACGCCAGGACGGCCGCCCGGCTGCTCGCCGCCCACGGCGGCCGCCTGCGCGAGGCCGTGCGCGCCGCGCTCTAG
- a CDS encoding MFS transporter, protein MERKWWTLLAVSVATFMLLLDITVVNVALPSIRADLGASFTDLQWVFDAYTLTLAALVLTAGSLADRLGRRKMFAIGLVVFSVASFLCAVAPDPAFLNGSRAVQGVGGAIMFAVSLALIAQEFTAGRERGAAMGVYGATIGIAVAVGPLIGGALTDALGWESIFYLNVPIGAAALVVTFVKLRESRDPNATRVDWPGVALFSASLFLLVLALVRGNAEGWTSALILGLFAASAVLMAGFVAVELRVADPMLPLGLFRRRAFTGVQLAAFAVSASLFALFLYLTLYLQNYLGLSPFQAGLRYLPITVLSFLIAPVAGLLLSRVQARLMLGVGLAMVGVGLLLMGGIQPDDSWTALLAGFLIGGAGVGLINPVIADVAVSVVPKERSGMAAGINDTFRQVGIAVGIAVWGAVLVARGTDRFTELAGPVAAGAPAHELVEAASSGSLGQALAAVPVPARQVLTVAARDGFLSGLNLVLFLGALVSLVGAALALWLVRENEIERSA, encoded by the coding sequence GTGGAACGCAAGTGGTGGACCCTGCTCGCCGTCTCGGTGGCGACCTTCATGCTGCTGCTCGACATCACGGTGGTGAACGTCGCGCTGCCGTCGATCCGCGCCGACCTGGGGGCGAGCTTCACCGACCTCCAGTGGGTCTTCGACGCGTACACCCTGACCCTGGCGGCGCTGGTGCTGACCGCGGGCTCGCTGGCCGACCGGCTGGGGCGGCGGAAGATGTTCGCCATCGGCCTGGTGGTCTTCTCGGTGGCGTCCTTCCTGTGCGCCGTCGCGCCGGACCCGGCCTTCCTCAACGGGTCGCGGGCGGTCCAGGGCGTCGGCGGCGCGATCATGTTCGCGGTGTCGCTGGCGCTGATCGCCCAGGAGTTCACGGCCGGCCGGGAGCGCGGCGCGGCGATGGGCGTCTACGGCGCCACCATCGGCATCGCGGTCGCGGTCGGGCCGCTGATCGGCGGGGCGCTGACCGACGCGCTCGGCTGGGAGTCGATCTTCTACCTGAACGTGCCGATCGGCGCGGCCGCGCTGGTCGTCACCTTCGTCAAACTGCGGGAGAGCCGCGACCCGAACGCCACCCGGGTGGACTGGCCGGGCGTGGCGCTGTTCAGCGCGTCGCTGTTCCTGCTGGTGCTGGCGCTGGTCCGGGGCAACGCCGAGGGCTGGACCAGTGCGCTGATCCTCGGGCTGTTCGCCGCCTCGGCGGTGCTGATGGCCGGGTTCGTGGCGGTGGAGCTGCGGGTCGCCGACCCGATGCTGCCGCTGGGCCTGTTCCGGCGGCGGGCGTTCACGGGAGTGCAGCTGGCGGCCTTCGCGGTCTCCGCCTCGCTGTTCGCGCTCTTCCTCTACCTGACCCTGTACCTGCAGAACTACCTGGGCCTCTCCCCCTTCCAGGCGGGCCTGCGCTACCTGCCGATCACCGTGCTGAGCTTCCTGATCGCGCCGGTCGCCGGACTGCTGCTCTCCCGGGTGCAGGCCCGGCTGATGCTGGGCGTGGGCCTGGCCATGGTCGGCGTCGGCCTGCTGCTGATGGGCGGGATCCAGCCCGACGACAGCTGGACCGCGCTGCTGGCCGGCTTCCTGATCGGCGGTGCGGGCGTGGGCCTGATCAACCCGGTGATCGCGGACGTCGCGGTCAGCGTGGTGCCCAAGGAGCGCAGCGGCATGGCCGCGGGCATCAACGACACCTTCCGGCAGGTCGGCATCGCGGTGGGGATCGCCGTGTGGGGCGCGGTGCTGGTGGCGCGCGGGACGGACCGGTTCACCGAGCTGGCCGGCCCGGTGGCCGCCGGGGCGCCGGCCCACGAACTGGTCGAGGCGGCTTCCTCGGGAAGCCTCGGGCAGGCGCTGGCCGCCGTCCCGGTCCCGGCCCGGCAGGTGCTGACGGTGGCGGCCCGGGACGGCTTCCTGTCCGGGCTCAACCTGGTGCTCTTCCTCGGCGCGCTGGTCAGCCTGGTCGGCGCCGCCCTGGCCCTGTGGCTGGTCCGGGAGAACGAGATCGAGCGCTCCGCGTAG